The following are encoded in a window of Centroberyx gerrardi isolate f3 chromosome 1, fCenGer3.hap1.cur.20231027, whole genome shotgun sequence genomic DNA:
- the adpgk2 gene encoding ADP-dependent glucokinase, whose product MEGRSGVSFMKYGSVLSLFVVLLAYWFRSPQNAGLDDRLDTVLSSLLRAESKVGMNNVARPKVAVGFGGCVDLIVDGVSLLNKIGLPPTDQPLHHDYIDNAQQLAQSFAYFFAPGAAAERFVMNDTLFSELVEASRELPGNRWSVGGNAPVMAGRMATEGCDVLLGGSFSPDFTDVLSQHITVAGNIVEEPDIHLILEYPSGASWGHYTSRRANRYIVHSDDHNPYLASMEDFAEKLGDFNPDLLVVGGLQMMDSFPFQSGEREALLSRLATLLTSSSPRIGVHFEMASFVEEDLMEDLLRLVIPHADSLGMNEQELPNLLSLLKGSNVTVLSDPNPRVATVLDQMRELYRLVNQRHQDAQDTSGESDTKPLTRLHVHTLAFQAMIVTRGSQWKNTMSATAKASLTANRHVCGSADIDPSKARLIMDDSFSVSRQEGSQRIPLQETRPVSCWDEVDYQICVAPVLVCTEVYQTAGGGDNISAAGLVLQI is encoded by the exons atgGAGGGGAGAAGCGGGGTTTCATTCATGAAATATGGATCTGTGTTATCCCTGTTTGTGGTTCTGTTAGCTTACTGGTTCCGCTCACCCCAGAATGCAGGTCTGGACGACCGGCTCGACACCGTCCTGTCCTCTCTGCTCCGGGCGGAGAGCAAAGTAGGGATGAATAACGTCGCCAGACCAAAAGTAGCCGTTG GTTTTGGTGGTTGTGTGGACCTGATAGTGGACGGTGTGTCGTTGCTGAATAAGATCGGCCTGCCTCCCACCGACCAGCCCCTACATCATGACTACATAGATAATGCTCAACAGCTGGCTCAGAGCTTCGCCTACTTCTTCGCACCGGGAGCTGCTGcaga GCGTTTTGTGATGAACGACACCCTTTTTAGCGAGCTGGTTGAGGCGTCCCGTGAGTTGCCTGGCAACAGGTGGTCGGTAGGCGGTAATGCCCCAGTAATGGCTGGGCGCATGGCAACCGAGGGATGTGACGTGTTGCTAGGGGGAAGCTTCAGCCCCGACTTCACTGATGTCCTGTCCCAGCACATCACAG tggCAGGTAACATAGTGGAGGAGCCAGACATTCATCTGATCCTGGAGTATCCATCTGGGGCCAGCTGGGGGCACTATACCTCTCGCAGAGccaacag GTACATAGTCCATAGTGATGACCATAACCCCTACCTGGCCTCCATGGAAGACTTTGCTGAGAAACTTGGTGACTTTAATCCAGATCTGCTGGTGGTGGGTGGGCTGCAGATGATGGACAGCTTCCCCTTCCAGTCAG gtGAGCGTGAGGCTCTCCTCTCCCGCCTGGCCACCCTCCTGACCTCCTCATCTCCACGGATTGGCGTCCATTTTGAGATGGCCAGTTTCGTAGAAGAGGACCTAATGGAGGACCTACTTCGCCTTGTCATCCCCCAT GCGGACTCTTTAGGGATGAATGAACAGGAGCTTCCCAACCTCCTCAGCCTGCTTAAAGGCTCCAATGTCACGGTGCTGTCCGACCCCAACCCCCGCGTGGCTACCGTCCTCGACCAGATGAGGGAGCTCTATCGCCTCGTCAACCAGCGGCACCAGGATGCTCAGGACACCAGCGGGGAAAGTGACACAAAGCCGCTGACCCGGCTCCACGTTCACACGCTGGCCTTCCAGGCCATGATTGTGACGCGCGGCTCTCAGTGGAAGAACACCATGTCGGCCACCGCCAAGGCCTCGCTCACAGCTAACCGCCATGTCTGCGGCTCTGCCGACATCGACCCCAGCAAGGCGCGGCTCATCATGGACGACTCGTTCTCCGTTAGCCGACAGGAGGGCAGCCAGCGTATCCCTCTGCAGGAGACCAGGCCCGTCAGTTGTTGGGACGAGGTGGACTACCAGATCTGCGTGGCACCGGTGCTGGTGTGCACTGAGGTTTACCAAACCGCAGGAGGAGGGGACAACATCTCAGCTGCTGGACTGGTGCTGCAGATCTAG
- the ctsba gene encoding cathepsin B, translating into MWRAAFLLLAASLSVSLARPRLQPLSNEMVNYINKVNTTWKAGHNFHNVDYSYVKRLCGTMLKGPKLPNMVQYAGDMKLPKNFDSREQWPNCPTLKEIRDQGSCGSCWAFGAAEAISDRVCIHSNAKVSVEISSEDLLTCCRGCGMGCNGGYPSAAWEFWTSEGLVSGGLYDSHIGCRPYTIAPCEHHVNGTRPPCTGEGGDTPECTNQCEAGYTPAYKQDKHFGKRSYSVPSETEQIQSEIYKNGPVEGAFTVFEDFLLYKTGVYQHVSGSALGGHAIKVLGWGEEDGVPYWLCANSWNTDWGNNGFFKILRGEDHCGIESEIVAGIPQ; encoded by the exons ATGTGGCGTGCAGCCTTCCTGTTATTGGCTGCCAGCTTGTCAGTCAGCCTGGCCAGACCCCGCCTCCAACCACTGTCCAATGAGATGGTCAACTACATCAATAAGGTCAACACTACCTGGAAG GCCGGCCACAACTTCCATAATGTCGACTACAGTTATGTCAAGAGACTCTGTGGTACGATGCTCAAAGGACCGAAGCTGCCCAACAT gGTCCAGTACGCTGGAGACATGAAGCTGCCTAAGAACTTTGACTCCAGAGAGCAGTGGCCCAACTGTCCCACCCTGAAGGAGATCAGAGACCAGGGATCCTGTGGATCCTGCTGG GCGTTTGGCGCTGCAGAAGCCATCTCAGACCGCGTGTGTATCCACAGCAACGCCAAGGTCAGCGTGGAGATTTCCTCAGAGGACCTGCTGACCTGCTGCCGCGGCTGTGGCATGGG gtgcAATGGTGGCTACCCCTCAGCTGCCTGGGAATTCTGGACCAGTGAGGGATTGGTGTCTGGAGGTCTCTATGACTCCCACATTG GTTGCCGGCCCTACACCATCGCCCCCTGTGAGCACCATGTGAACGGTACCAGGCCTCCCTGCACCGGGGAGGGGGGAGACACACCCGAGTGCACCAACCAGTGTGAGGCTGGATACACACCTGCCTACAAACAGGACAAACACTTTG GTAAGAGGTCTTACAGCGTACCATCAGAAACGGAGCAGATTCAGAGTGAGATCTATAAGAACGGCCCAGTAGAGGGAGCCTTCACTGTCTTCGAAGACTTCCTGCTTTACAAGACTG GTGTGTATCAGCATGTGTCTGGCTCTGCGCTGGGTGGCCACGCCATTAAGGTCCTGGGCTGGGGGGAGGAGGATGGCGTTCCCTACTGGCTGTGTGCCAACTCCTGGAACACCGACTGGGGAAATAACG GGTTCTTCAAGATCCTGCGTGGGGAGGATCACTGTGGCATCGAATCTGAGATCGTAGCGGGGATCCCCCAGTAA
- the xkr5b gene encoding XK-related protein 5b, translated as MRDYSATPSRGGSCVPCCQVCVFAFTAFLLVAERTALIYCFVYYLWVGHNYCYAHLAGFTALFLLPGWGPQWLSYLWYLSDGRIRMKSLTWTHILHLGIFKRLGECMCLPDEDVYGEIMQQADVSALRLFEALVVTLPQTLLQTYVLICTDIGLKSPASVCFVVCLISLAWALVLYARACSLIRPGHLPMTPAAILCRLLWRVSMLGSRFGVLMLFTRIFKQWILGVIGVHWLGATFWMVSQQTNIIRSTSRWRLFNLVLGAVHIFLFLNVKAGPSRYRMAGFYLAMFLENAFLLLASSWMFTMASWDTVGIPAAVFCSFLIGVIALVLYYRFLHPKSFEIFQSIRHRGIGGACMERGSTLSLEEKATPTFNRHATLSGGGTLMDLPHQWEGWKHHHWLLIRLALKTGDVANICSAYGEGGLAGLMGLDEDIIYSPDLPHVPQVPHVPPQAPTISLPAPQPAPPQVTQVPQVRELAPPAKPPLSTVVARPVRQAPPTTIQRVHTPPELIPVQEVILEETGEEESSAPHSEDKGDEEFQSAAYGSPTPSSPRQPGSLRHIDSNGATLTEASSSVGSLDIKTPGWSPERRSPLLIGSPEKNPANPGESNTTLYFSAEAQSPSSGSYLGWGSELSPISSYRSPYRIREARFITSTPRPESRAGAESPGLAPVVIIPATPGTTPGTTPGGTPGGTTPVASTPVSSTPGASTPGASTPGAATPGTPITPITPITPITPITPLTPVISHARKQMVQFVDYRERAV; from the exons TGATCTACTGTTTTGTGTACTATCTGTGGGTCGGCCACAACTACTGCTATGCTCACCTGGCCGGCTTCACCGCACTGTTCCTGCTGCCAG GCTGGGGTCCTCAGTGGCTCAGCTATCTGTGGTACCTGTCAGATGGACGCATCCGCATGAAGTCTCTCACCTGGACACACATACTGCACCTGGGTATATTCAAAAG GTTGGGGGAGTGTATGTGTCTGCCAGATGAGGATGTGTATGGTGAGATCATGCAGCAGGCCGATGTGTCTGCCTTACGCCTGTTTGAGGCCTTGGTGGTCACTCTGCCCCAAACGCTGCTGCAGACCTACGTGCTCATCTGTACCGACATCGGACTCAAATCtccag cctcagtgtgttttgtggtgTGTCTCATATCTCTCGCCTGGGCCTTGGTCCTCTATGCCAGAGCCTGTTCTCTCATCAGACCAGGCCACCTGCCCATGACCCCTGCTGCCATTCTCTGTAGACTGCTATGGAGG gtcagCATGCTGGGATCTCGATTTGGCGTTCTCATGCTCTTCACACGTATCTTCAAACAGTGGATCCTGGGGGTGATTG gtgtgcaCTGGCTGGGTGCGACGTTCTGGATGGTGTCTCAGCAGACCAACATCATACGCTCAACCAGTCGATGGAGACTCTTCAACCTCGTACTGGGAGCCGTtcacatcttcctcttcctcaatGTGAAGGCCGGGCCGTCCAGATACCGCATGGCTGGGTTCTACCtg GCCATGTTCTTAGAGAatgcttttcttcttctggcCTCCTCCTGGATGTTTACCATGGCTTCATGGGATACTGTGGGCATCCCAGCTGCAGTGTTCTGCAGCTTCCTCATTG gGGTGATAGCGTTGGTCCTGTACTACCGTTTCCTCCACCCCAAGTCCTTTGAGATCTTCCAGAGTATTCGTCACAGGGGGATTGGTGGAGCTTGCATGGAGCGGGGATCTACACTGTCACTGGAGGAGAAAGCCACACCCACCTTCAATCGCCATGCAACACTGTCTG GAGGTGGGACCCTTATGGACCTCCCTCACCAATGGGAGGGCTGGAAGCACCACCACTGGCTGCTGATTCGCTTAGCCCTAAAGACGGGGGATGTAGCGAATATCTGCTCCGCCTACGGCGAGGGAGGGCTGGCTGGACTGATGGGTCTGGACGAAGACATTATTTACTCACCTGACCTTCCTCATGTTCCCCAG GTTCCACATGTTCCACCACAGGCTCCTACGATTTCACTACCAGCTCCTCAACCAGCTCCACCACAGGTGACCCAGGTTCCACAG GTGAGAGAGTTGGCTCCTCCAGCAAAGCCACCTCTCAGCACTGTGGTGGCCAGACCGGTGAGGCAGGCTCCTCCCACAACCATCCAGAGAGTGCACACGCCTCCGGAGCTCATCCCAGTCCAGGAGGTCATCCTTGAAGAGACTGGAGAGGAAGAGTCCAGTGCTCCACACTCAGAGGATAAAG GTGACGAGGAGTTTCAGAGTGCTGCTTACGGCTCGCCCACACCCTCGTCTCCTCGGCAACCAGGAAGCCTCCGCCACATCGACAGCAACGGCGCGACCCTGACCGAGGCCTCGTCCTCCGTGGGCTCCCTGGACATCAAGACTCCCGGCTGGTCTCCTGAACGACGGTCCCCTCTCCTGATTGGTTCCCCTGAGAAAAACCCGGCTAATCCCGGAGAATCCAACACCACGCTGTATTTCAGCGCTGAGGCCCAGTCTCCCTCTAGCGGGAGCTATCTGGGCTGGGGCTCCGAGCTGTCGCCCATCTCCAGCTACCGAAGCCCCTACCGGATCAGGGAGGCTCGTTTCATCACATCCACCCCACGACCGGAGTCCCGCGCCGGGGCAGAGAGCCCCGGCCTGGCCCCTGTTGTCATCATCCCTGCCACTCCTGGTACAACGCCGGGCACTACGCCCGGTGGCACGCCTGGCGGCACTACCCCTGTTGCTTCTACTCCTGTTTCTTCTACTCCTGGTGCTTCTACTCCTGGTGCTTCTACTCCTGGTGCTGCTACGCCCGGCACCCCGATCACCCCGATCACCCCGATCACCCCGATCACCCCGATCACCCCGCTCACTCCAGTCATCTCCCACGCTCGCAAACAGATGGTCCAGTTTGTGGATTATAGAGAGAGGGCGGTGTAA